The genomic window cccctaTAACTGGAGCCCCATAAAAAGCATACACTTAGATAAGATCTACCTGTGCCACCTTATTTGGGGTCTGGGTCGCAGCTCACTGAGTGTGGAGCTCTCGACGCGAACGGTTGATGCGATCTCTGATGATCTGATCTCTCGGGGTGTCGTGTTTATATTACTGCTCTGATTCCGAAACGCCGATTAGCGTCAGTTGCAATCACCGCGTATCAGCAGGGTAATTCAATCAGAGCGATATGGTGGGAAAAGTCATACGCCTTGCGCTGCTGATGCTACTTGCCGCCTGGACGGAGGAGGGCCAGGCACAGACCGAATCCTACGAGAATCCCAACACGCTCAAGCTGTGGCTGACCATCAGTGCCCGCAAACGCTTCCTGGAGGTCTCGTGGAGCAATGCGCCGGCGAACAAGGGTGACCAAGTGCTCGTGACGAGGGAGGATGCGCTCAGCTTTCAATCACAGCTCCTGCGCAAACACACTCCGCTGGCGGCCTTTCCCAGCGAGGAGGGAAGTGGCTCCGGCGATGGATCCCCCAGCTACGTGCCCATCAGTGGATTCACTGCGAGACCGGATACCAAGACGGCCACCCGTAAGGTGGAGCAGGAGTACTGGGTGGCCAATGGAGGAGCCACCGAGGTTGTGGCTGCCATTCAGCCAAGCCAGGGCCTGACCACCCAGTGGTTCACCACGGGATTACCCTTTGATTATGCCTTGTCCCAGAATGTGACGGTGCACACTGACTGCTACGGATTCTGGGCCAGCTACATCGATGCACAGGGCAATATCCTGGCCAAAACCTGCCTTAGGGTATTCCCTCGTTGGATGAACGATCTGAAGTCCAAGATAGGAGAGATGCGCCTGCGAGATCTCTTCATTCCTGGCACCCATGACTCCGGCTCATATCGTCCCAACTTTGATCCGCTTCTGCGAGAAAGTCTGGTGACCAAGTATGCTCTCACCCAGGACGACGACATCCGGGGACAGTTGATGCACGGAGTACGCTACTTGGACATACGCGTGGGTTACTACCGGAACTCGCCCGATCCGTTCTTCATCTATCACGGGATCACAAAACAACGTCCACTGCAGGAAGTGATCAATCAGGTTCGGGACTTTGTCTACGAAACCAACGAGATTGTCATTTTTGGACTCAAGGAGTTCCCAGTGGGTAAGGATCGCAGCCCTATTTAGTTATACCCACTTATTGGAGCACTATGTATTTCGTTTTGCTTTAGGTTTTGGGAAAGGACTCGGAGTTCACCGCCTGCTCATCAGCTACTTGCGGGATCAGTTCCACGATCTGATAGCCCATCCCTCGCTGACTTGGAGCGCATCCCTGCGGGACATTTGGGCCCGGAAGCAGAACGTCTTCCTCGCCTACGACCATGAGGCCATGGTGGAGGAGTTCCCTGATGTCCTGTTCGGGTCCGTGGAACAGCGCTGGGGAAACAAGCAGACGTGGGCCACACTGGAGACCTATTTGCGCAACATCAATGACTTCGATGTGTCGTAAGTGGAGCTACACCTGAGTGATTAGATAAGATAGAACATCAATCGGTTTTTACTCCCACAGTCGGTTCTCCAGTCGCCCGGTGTCCGATATGGCGGAGCTGACCCCGGAGACCTGGGACGTCATTCTGGACAAGATCGGTGGGCTGCGCAAGATGGCCGATAACGTGAATTGGCGCATCTCCCAGTTGTACCGGAATGAACTCGgcacaaatgcgaatataGTAGCGGCGGATTTCATAAGGGGCACTACTCTTGTGGAAACGGCTATTGAGTATAACGCCCGTAAGATTTATATGTAGATGGGGGTAATAGATTCAGAGTTTTGcaataatacatttatttgctAAGCGGTTAAGTTAAACATTAATATGCTCCTTATTGTACTGCTGTGTAGCTTCCCTAAACATGTCACATTTTGTAGTTTGTTCCCATAAAAGCGCTTTCAATCGCTTCCTCATTTGGTTAAAAAAGGAAATCGGATTGTTGTAAAGTAAGTAAGCTTTAGTGGGAAGTAGGCCAAAAAGGCTGGGGTTTTGTAAAACCTGTTAACTGAGGGGCTATCTGAAATAAATACGTACGTACGATAAAACTAAATTCTAATGGATGCCAATTTGGTGGTGAGGAATGCTAAAATATCATACAAACGGGACAGGGGATTACTCAAAACTGTTTAAGATTTAACAAGTTTTCAGTGTGTTCGAATATCAATTTTGAGTGTTTTTGCACTAAATGCACGAGTTTTACACGTGtggtacatatgtatgtatgcatgtagGCCTAGTTAATCGCCTCATTCGATTCGATAATGGTGGTATTGAAGACGGCCCGGCAAATCTCCACCACGGAGTTGGACAGCCGTCCGTAGCATTTGGGCTTATTTTTCCAGGCGATGAAGGCGTAGTAGAACGGAATGCCGGCCAGGGTTATGCCGATGCCAATCAGCAGATTTTGCGGCTCCTCCAGATTCGGCAGCAGTACCAGTGTCACGCAGCTCACCATGAAGATAATGGGCAGCGCAATATGGACTTTAATGGGTCTGGGCAAGTCGGGCCTGGAATGAATACACATTGGGTTACTCAATCTTACTGAACAAAAAGTGCATTGAATTACCCACCTCTTATGCCGGAGCCACAACATCCCGGCTATGCTGGCCACCACTGAGAGCCAGAGCACCGAGCTGAAGTAGTTGATCAACTGGTAGACGTTATCCGTGAGCAGCATGAGCAGAGACATCAGACACTGTGGGAAAATGCGGTAATATCAGTACACAATTCTCGTGTAAACTGCATAATACTAGTGCCAACTCACTGTGAAAATCAGGGAGGGAATGGGAGTCTGTTGCTTCACATGGAACAGCTGGAAAAACTTGGGCAAATGCCCCTCCTGAGCTCCAGTGGCGAACAGACGCGCCGAGGTGAAGAGCACTCCGTTGACGCCTCCAAATGTGCTCAGTGCCACGAAAATGGGAACCATGAAGGCCAGCGGTCCGAACACACGGTTTCCAAAGGTCACCGCCACGGCCAGTGAACTGAGCATCTCCGGTTTGTTCACCACGGCGAAGTAGGCCAAATTAACCAGAACATAGATGCCCGTGACTAGGGGCATGGCTATCCAAATGGCACGCGGCAGGTTCCTGCAGAATGGGAAAACAAAGAGGAAGATTAgatttatacattttctattatataataaataccaCTAATATATACTATCGACAAATAAATGGTCATGTCATGCTATtgatatatatctatatctatctTACATCGACATGTTTTGTTCATAATGAAAGTCTGGTTAAAAATTCTATCTTTACCACGGGTAATGACTAATAAGCTGCGGATGCATTAAGGGTGAATCACTATTTTAGATTGATGTTCaattcgaaaataaaacattaacaaGTTTTCAGAAAATCGTTTTGGATGTCCGACAATACAGAAAAATCTAGCTTATGCCCGAAAATACATAATATGTTTGtaataaccaaaatattagAACTATAACTAAGCTAAGGGCTTTCtggaaattataattaagATTCCGCATGccttttactttaaatttctttctgtgtgaTGAAGAACGTGCTGTTCAGAGCGTGCTGTTCGAGAAAGCCACTTGGCTGAGGAGGAGCTGTAGCACTTAAATTgattgcaaattgaattcgtTAGGGATGAGGCAGCATCCCACCCACCGGGCGGCATTCGGGGAGCCATGACATCAAGGACGCTCAACAAGTTTCCACTTGTTGCTGCCTGCGCATGACGCAAAAGGAATGAATAAGAGGAACAAATAAGACCGACCCACTCCACTTTGGCAGCCATTTGTCTTTGTCACCAGCACTCACTTGTATGGATCCTGCAGCTCCTCTGTCACAAAGTTCAAGTAGTTCCAGCCGCCAAAGGCAAACAGACCGGAATAGAAGGCGTAGCCAATGTTGCGGGTAGTGTAGATGCCCTCCCACGGATGGCTGAAGTTCTCCAACTCGCCAGTGGCCATGTAGTACAGTCCGGCTAGGATAATCATGATGAGGGCCAGCAGCTTGCCCACCGTGAACACATCCTGCACCTTCATGGACACCTTCACAGACAGGCAATTAATTGTGGTGAGCAGAGCTGggaataattttaattatttaatgatgAGACGATGGTTTAACTTACTTACTCAGACATATGGCAGCCAGCAGTTTCACCGCATTCTGTGGAGGATCGCATTCCGGGAAGAATGGCTTTACCGCATAGTGGGCAAAAGTTAGAGCCACAATGGTCTGGAAACAAAGTACGCAAACTGTAAATGCTATATTCTATTTGTTTCTATTGGAGAAAGCTGTTCTCCTCgtaattgaattcaattccGGTCGAAGGTAGCccattaataaatttctattgatttgcatcAACAACCCATTCAACCCATCCATCAATCAAGACAAATAAACATTCCGTAATTCAATTGATGCGCCTTCGGAACTGACCTGCGTGGTTGGCCGGATGATGAGCAGTGCGATCCAGAGCCGCAGGAATCCCACCAGCGGCCCAAAGGACACCAGCAGATAGGCGTAATCCCCGCCAGATCTGGTGATGCATGTTCCCAGTTCCGCGTAGCAAAGAGCTCCGATTGTCGACAAAATGCCGCAGGTCAGCCAAATCAAGAGGGAGCTTCCCACGGATCTGAAATACAATTCATTGAAGTCAAAATgggtaaataaacaatttaggtgtatgtatgtatgtatataaacaaatatggTTAAGAAATGCATGTGCAAGCCATTAAAATCtctttataaaattataagttcAGATCTGTGACTTTCTTAGCATAAAGATAAGCAATATTAAGTCTTTTGCCTATATTTTTaagtaataattataaataaacaacgaGTGCAGGATTAACTTTCATTGGAATATAATATTTCCAGAcattaattcattaatttaacTTCCTGGAACTTTTCGCAGCCGCCTTAAGTTTATGACGCACACCTTTTTCGTGGCTTTtatcaataatttaaatgtttggcGCGCCTTATTGACGTTATTCTTGTAACTGGAGGCAATtcgctaaaaaaaaaagaaccaCTTTTAAGCTGACGCAATATGTGCGCTGAATTTCAAGGGTGAATCTTCGAGGGAAAATCGAGAACTAATAAATGTATCTTAATTGGCGCTAAAGGAATGTTTGCGACAATCTATCCATTAATTAACAGTTAAATTGACCTTTTTGtgaataaattgaattaaggAGCATGTGTATACAGTACACATGCATTTGTGGGCAAATCACCATCTTGCCGCCCCCGTCCCACTCACTCGGTGTAGAGAAAGACTCCCGTGGGAGCAATGAAGATGCCCGATCCGATGATGGTGCCCACTATAATGGCCACTCCATTGATGAGTGTTAGCTTCCGCTTGAGGACAATCTTCTCCTCTCCATCGCCGTTCTGCTCCGAGGCGGCGCATCCATTTGTGGGCTCGACCAGGCTGGTGGTCACTCCATTGGCATATCTGTCCGTCATGTTGGCTGGACTGTGGGATTCTGCTTATCCTCTAGTGCCGAATATCGCACATTGCCACTGGAATGAGATGCAAAAGTTTAAGTGTTTTAGCCTTTACTATCAGTATCAGCAAATGAGGCTTTGGCACGTGTTGCgcaaattgtaaacaaatgctagtgtttttgttgtttttagttgCTAATTGCTATTG from Drosophila yakuba strain Tai18E2 chromosome 2L, Prin_Dyak_Tai18E2_2.1, whole genome shotgun sequence includes these protein-coding regions:
- the LOC6527344 gene encoding large neutral amino acids transporter small subunit 1 yields the protein MTDRYANGVTTSLVEPTNGCAASEQNGDGEEKIVLKRKLTLINGVAIIVGTIIGSGIFIAPTGVFLYTESVGSSLLIWLTCGILSTIGALCYAELGTCITRSGGDYAYLLVSFGPLVGFLRLWIALLIIRPTTQTIVALTFAHYAVKPFFPECDPPQNAVKLLAAICLTLLTTINCLSVKVSMKVQDVFTVGKLLALIMIILAGLYYMATGELENFSHPWEGIYTTRNIGYAFYSGLFAFGGWNYLNFVTEELQDPYKNLPRAIWIAMPLVTGIYVLVNLAYFAVVNKPEMLSSLAVAVTFGNRVFGPLAFMVPIFVALSTFGGVNGVLFTSARLFATGAQEGHLPKFFQLFHVKQQTPIPSLIFTCLMSLLMLLTDNVYQLINYFSSVLWLSVVASIAGMLWLRHKRPDLPRPIKVHIALPIIFMVSCVTLVLLPNLEEPQNLLIGIGITLAGIPFYYAFIAWKNKPKCYGRLSNSVVEICRAVFNTTIIESNEAIN
- the LOC6527343 gene encoding PI-PLC X domain-containing protein 1 — its product is MVGKVIRLALLMLLAAWTEEGQAQTESYENPNTLKLWLTISARKRFLEVSWSNAPANKGDQVLVTREDALSFQSQLLRKHTPLAAFPSEEGSGSGDGSPSYVPISGFTARPDTKTATRKVEQEYWVANGGATEVVAAIQPSQGLTTQWFTTGLPFDYALSQNVTVHTDCYGFWASYIDAQGNILAKTCLRVFPRWMNDLKSKIGEMRLRDLFIPGTHDSGSYRPNFDPLLRESLVTKYALTQDDDIRGQLMHGVRYLDIRVGYYRNSPDPFFIYHGITKQRPLQEVINQVRDFVYETNEIVIFGLKEFPVGFGKGLGVHRLLISYLRDQFHDLIAHPSLTWSASLRDIWARKQNVFLAYDHEAMVEEFPDVLFGSVEQRWGNKQTWATLETYLRNINDFDVSRFSSRPVSDMAELTPETWDVILDKIGGLRKMADNVNWRISQLYRNELGTNANIVAADFIRGTTLVETAIEYNARKIYM